Proteins found in one Salvelinus alpinus chromosome 11, SLU_Salpinus.1, whole genome shotgun sequence genomic segment:
- the LOC139534636 gene encoding endosialin-like, giving the protein MGSPVCCAAAVVVSLLGLLYYSPPVWGQELQERDALCNEDGCFVVYFQRKTFLDSWRSCKEKGGNLATVKLQEGADTIAALFSSVELRGPRTKVRVWIGLQRQPRQCTASRPLRGFSWITGDQDTQYTNWLRDDSPSTCSAPRCVVMTYGTAVHEQHDNFKWLDGSCSVPVDGYLCHYTYKGMCPAIWSEGGGNALYSTPFSLLSSLLTHVPFGSVATVPCPGGTEEEQSVLCMLREDGTVGWSRETPLCSDTTEKSWCDRDNGGCEHFCQEAREHYYCECSDGFQLGDDGQTCVAVDRCHSAPCEFECLPLSDGYRCACPEGYMLAPDERGCLDVDECLQSPCEQLCVNAPGTFECRCRQGYRPDQEGDCEDVDECMEDPCEHACENTPGSHICHCHLGFSPLPEDPSHCQDTDECQIPGTCQQMCVNYEGGFECYCEVGYELLSDQFSCRKIGEDSPTTVTPSYPWVTRQPGSKWDPQQTYTDWPLEEEESLDWLTDPPRLESDIIWVTSAPQEEPVLNHNPFLPPPTEETEEEEEEEEEEEEEEEYTPGWDIMNWNVPAKVQPELKPTPSLSPSPTSDTIPTPTPTSDRYWFEEDEETTTSPSVLPTSTISGGAWNWFWISSTPTSQDQGLTTWQEPITDQYVPASNYDEADENEEVGVIDDVWVTSPPEMDQDPGQHIPSLPSPLAPQTPLTPDQGVVEVEREDERGPPQEDVVEVEDERGPPQKDVVEVEREDEREPPPEDVVEVEGEDERGPPQEDVLEVEGEDERGPPQEDVVEVEGKDERGLPQEDVVEVEGEDERGPPQEDVVEGEGEDERGPPQEDVVEVEVEGEDERGLPQEDVVEVEGEDERGPPQEDVVEVEVEGEDEREPPQEDVLEVEVEGEDEREPPQEDVLEVEGEDEREPPQEDESSQKQDGANWLLVGLLVPLCIFIVVMVALGIVYCTRCAVTPRNKSATDCYHWISGAHDKQGALNPSKGMQSHV; this is encoded by the coding sequence ATGGGCTCCCCAGTGTGCTGTGCTGCTGCTGTAGTTGTCTCACTACTGGGTCTCCTCTACTATAGTCCCCCTGTATGGGGCCAGGAGCTACAGGAGAGGGACGCTCTGTGCAACGAGGACGGCTGCTTCGTGGTCTACTTTCAGCGCAAGACCTTCCTGGACTCCTGGAGGAGTTGCAAGGAGAAGGGAGGCAACCTGGCCACAGTCAAACTCCAAGAGGGGGCTGACACTATCGCTGCTCTCTTCTCCAGCGTAGAGCTACGGGGCCCCAGAACCAAGGTCCGGGTGTGGATTGGTCTCCAGAGACAGCCTCGCCAGTGTACCGCCTCTCGCCCTCTCCGTGGGTTCTCCTGGATTACGGGTGACCAGGATACCCAGTACACCAACTGGCTGAGGGACGACTCACCCAGTACCTGTTCGGCCCCGCGCTGTGTGGTTATGACCTATGGCACAGCCGTCCACGAGCAGCATGATAATTTTAAATGGCTGGACGGCTCGTGTTCGGTGCCCGTGGATGGCTACTTGTGCCACTACACCTACAAGGGCATGTGCCCGGCTATTTGGAGCGAGGGGGGCGGCAATGCCCTCTATAGTACCCCCTTCAGTCTCCTCAGTAGCCTCCTTACCCACGTGCCCTTTGGATCTGTAGCCACGGTGCCCTGCCCGGGGGGCACAGAGGAGGAGCAGTCAGTGCTGTGTATGCTGAGGGAGGATGGCACTGTGGGGTGGTCCAGGGAGACGCCCCTCTGCTCCGACACCACAGAGAAGAGCTGGTGTGATCGGGACAATGGAGGCTGTGAGCATTTCTGCCAGGAGGCCAGGGAACACTACTACTGTGAGTGCTCGGACGGCTTTCAGCTCGGTGACGACGGGCAGACATGTGTTGCTGTCGACCGGTGCCACAGTGCCCCCTGCGAGTTCGAATGCCTTCCGCTGTCGGACGGCTACCGCTGTGCCTGCCCCGAAGGCTACATGCTGGCCCCGGATGAGCGTGGTTGCCTGGATGTAGATGAGTGCCTGCAGAGTCCCTGCGAGCAGCTGTGCGTCAACGCCCCGGGAACCTTCGAGTGTCGCTGCCGCCAGGGCTACCGGCCGGACCAGGAGGGCGACTGCGAGGACGTGGATGAGTGCATGGAGGACCCCTGTGAGCACGCCTGCGAGAACACGCCTGGCTCCCACATCTGCCACTGCCACCTGGGCTTCTCCCCCCTGCCCGAGGACCCCTCCCACTGCCAGGACACCGACGAGTGTCAGATCCCTGGGACATGTCAGCAGATGTGTGTGAACTACGAGGGGGGCTTCGAGTGTTACTGCGAGGTGGGCTACGAGCTACTCTCTGACCAATTCTCCTGCAGGAAGATAGGGGAGGACTCACCCACCACAGTCACGCCCTCGTACCCCTGGGTCACCCGCCAACCCGGTTCCAAGTGGGACCCCCAGCAGACCTACACCGACTGGCCCCTGGAGGAGGAAGAGTCCCTGGACTGGCTCACAGACCCTCCCAGGCTGGAAAGTGACATAATCTGGGTCACCAGTGCACCCCAGGAGGAGCCAGTCCTAAACCACAACCCATTCCTGCCCCCCCCCACGGAAGagaccgaggaggaggaggaagaagaggaggaggaggaagaagaggaggagtataCACCTGGCTGGGACATCATGAATTGGAATGTCCCAGCCAAGGTCCAGCCAGAGTTGAAACCCacacccagtctctctcccaGCCCCACATCCGACACAATCCCCACCCCAACTCCCACCTCTGACAGGTATTGGtttgaggaggatgaggaaaccACTACCAGTCCCTCAGTCCTCCCCACCTCCACTATCTCGGGAGGGGCCTGGAACTGGTTCTGGATCAGTTCCACCCCCACCAGCCAGGACCAAGGACTTACCACATGGCAGGAGCCAATCACTGACCAGTATGTCCCCGCATCCAACTATGATGAAGCTGATGAGAATGAAGAAGTGGGGGTAATTGACGATGTGTGGGTGACATCCCCCCCAGAGATGGACCAGGACCCAGGCCAGCACATCCCCTCCCTGCCTTCTCCCCTGGCTCCTCAAACCCCCCTCACACCCGACCAGGGCGTGGtcgaggtggagagggaggatgagagggggcCGCCCCAGGAGgacgtggtggaggtggaggatgagAGGGGGCCGCCCCAGAAGgacgtggtggaggtggagagggaggatgagagggagccACCCCCGGAGgacgtggtggaggtggagggggaggatgAAAGGGGGCCGCCCCAGGAGGACGtattggaggtggagggagaggatgagagggggcCGCCCCAGGAGgacgtggtggaggtggaggggaagGATGAGAGGGGGCTGCCCCAGGAGgatgtggtggaggtggagggggaggatgagagggggCCGCCCCAGGAGGAcgtggtggagggggagggggaggatgagagggggCCGCCCCAGGAGgacgtggtggaggtggaggtggagggggaggatgagagggggCTGCCCCAGGAGgacgtggtggaggtggagggggaggatgagagggggCCGCCCCAGGAGGACgtagtggaggtggaggtggagggggaggatgagagggagccGCCCCAGGAGGACGtattggaggtggaggtggagggggaggatgagagggagccGCCCCAGGAGGACGTattggaggtggagggggaggatgagagggagccTCCCCAGGAGGATGAGAGTAGCCAGAAGCAGGATGGTGCCAACTGGCTGCTGGTAGGCCTCCTGGTGCCCCTTTGTATCTTCATCGTGGTGATGGTGGCACTGGGCATCGTCTACTGCACCCGCTGCGCTGTCACACCACGCAACAAGTCCGCCACCGACTGCTACCATTGGATCTCTGGGGCGCACGACAAGCAGGGCGCGCTCAATCCCAGCAAGGGGATGCAGTCACATGTTTAA